One segment of Cerasicoccus sp. TK19100 DNA contains the following:
- the ruvX gene encoding Holliday junction resolvase RuvX: protein MNYLGIDYGEKRIGLSTGDGDVRLAVPIPAAVEPTREARLAHIGREIQQRRIGELVVGYPFNMDGSVGFKAKEVDAFIAELEAKFGLPVHRTDERLTSQAAESQMRTNKPQKSRSKKSVKAKQQERRSGNLDSRAAALILQDFLDGGQPVLLPSDE from the coding sequence ATGAACTACCTGGGTATAGACTACGGTGAGAAACGCATTGGCTTGAGCACGGGCGATGGCGACGTGCGCCTGGCGGTGCCGATCCCGGCGGCAGTGGAGCCGACCCGGGAGGCGCGATTGGCGCATATCGGGCGCGAGATTCAGCAGCGGCGCATTGGCGAGCTGGTTGTGGGCTATCCCTTTAATATGGACGGCTCGGTCGGCTTTAAGGCCAAGGAGGTCGACGCCTTTATTGCGGAGTTGGAGGCCAAGTTTGGCCTGCCGGTTCACCGCACTGACGAACGCCTGACCTCGCAGGCTGCCGAGTCTCAGATGCGCACCAACAAGCCGCAAAAAAGCCGCTCCAAAAAGTCGGTGAAGGCCAAGCAGCAGGAGCGCCGTAGTGGCAATCTCGACTCCCGCGCTGCGGCGCTGATCTTGCAGGATTTTCTCGACGGCGGGCAGCCCGTGCTGTTACCTTCGGATGAGTGA
- a CDS encoding mannose-1-phosphate guanylyltransferase: MPEKFVVIMAGGRGERFWPQSRLRRPKHLLPIVGEKPMLTQTVERLEGLVPMANVLIITNAEQRDAVIDVCPMLPADNVIAEPVGRDTAPAVGLAMELVRARDPEGVFAMLPADHVIHDGAGFRRVLGAAFEAAAKQSVLVTVGIEPQYPATGFGYVHKGEQYDELDGLPVFKVQRFVEKPDLETAKQYVESGEYYWNAGMFVWTVNTVDAAFAQHSPSLYASLEKVKTALAAKEPIDELLAREYPTFEKISIDFALMEKADNVVTLPSAFDWDDVGAWPAIARHHDKDAAENVIKGDGWVEQGSGNIVLSENGDGHLLALVGVDDMIVVRTKDATLVCPKDKAQEIKKLVKQLGADATWQKLM; encoded by the coding sequence ATGCCCGAAAAATTCGTCGTTATCATGGCTGGGGGGCGCGGTGAGCGCTTCTGGCCACAAAGCCGTTTACGCCGCCCAAAGCACCTGCTGCCGATCGTTGGCGAAAAGCCGATGCTCACGCAGACCGTGGAACGCCTCGAGGGATTGGTCCCGATGGCCAACGTGTTGATCATTACCAATGCCGAGCAGCGCGACGCAGTGATCGACGTATGCCCGATGCTGCCGGCGGACAACGTGATCGCCGAGCCCGTTGGCCGTGACACCGCGCCTGCCGTTGGTCTGGCCATGGAGCTCGTCCGCGCACGTGACCCGGAGGGCGTTTTTGCCATGTTGCCAGCCGACCACGTGATTCACGATGGCGCGGGCTTTCGCCGCGTATTGGGGGCCGCCTTTGAGGCCGCCGCGAAGCAGTCGGTACTCGTTACCGTCGGCATTGAGCCGCAGTATCCGGCGACCGGCTTTGGCTACGTTCATAAGGGCGAGCAGTATGACGAGCTCGACGGCTTGCCGGTATTTAAGGTGCAGCGCTTCGTCGAAAAGCCCGACTTGGAGACCGCCAAGCAGTACGTGGAATCCGGCGAGTATTATTGGAATGCCGGCATGTTTGTGTGGACCGTTAACACGGTTGACGCCGCTTTTGCGCAGCACTCACCCTCACTCTACGCCTCGCTGGAGAAGGTGAAGACCGCCCTGGCCGCCAAGGAGCCCATCGACGAGTTGCTGGCCCGCGAATACCCGACTTTCGAGAAGATCTCCATCGACTTCGCCCTCATGGAAAAGGCTGACAACGTGGTAACGCTGCCCTCGGCTTTTGACTGGGATGACGTTGGTGCGTGGCCCGCAATAGCCCGCCACCACGACAAGGACGCCGCCGAAAATGTCATCAAGGGCGATGGCTGGGTCGAGCAGGGCAGTGGTAACATTGTCCTCAGCGAAAACGGCGACGGCCACCTGTTGGCCCTCGTCGGCGTGGACGACATGATCGTAGTCCGCACCAAGGACGCGACCCTCGTGTGCCCCAAGGACAAGGCCCAGGAGATCAAGAAGCTAGTCAAGCAACTTGGCGCTGATGCGACTTGGCAGAAGTTGATGTAG
- the moeB gene encoding molybdopterin-synthase adenylyltransferase MoeB, which produces MSLTPEQISRYSRHVRLPQVGLEGQEKLAKARVLIVGLGGLGSPASLYLAAAGIGTLGLAEFDAVEPHNLQRQILHGDADSGRSKLESGMESLRAINPGIQLIPHPEGVQADNAVDLFSQYDVIVDGTDNFPTRYLNNDAAFFAGKPLVYGSVFQFEGQVSLFEPRAGGPCYRCLFPQMPEPGTVPNCEEAGVFGALCGVIGSYQAMEAIKRIVGIGESLQGRLLVVDSLAQRHRTLKLKPDPQCPLCGEAPAITEIKADTYEWSCAEPETPAEESPMEVTVQDAHSLLQHENPPALLDVREDFEVAICKIDGARVIPLGELPERYTELDAKQPLLVYCHHGMRSLKAAHFLRSKGVETATSIAGGIDAWAREIEPGIARY; this is translated from the coding sequence ATGTCCCTGACACCGGAGCAAATTTCCCGTTACTCGCGCCACGTGCGCCTGCCTCAAGTCGGCCTCGAAGGCCAGGAAAAGCTGGCCAAGGCCCGCGTGCTAATAGTCGGCCTCGGCGGTCTGGGCAGCCCGGCTTCACTCTACTTGGCGGCAGCGGGCATCGGCACCTTGGGGCTGGCGGAATTCGACGCCGTCGAGCCGCATAATCTCCAGCGCCAAATCCTGCATGGTGACGCCGATTCCGGCCGCTCCAAACTGGAATCGGGTATGGAGAGCCTGCGCGCCATCAACCCGGGTATCCAATTAATCCCCCATCCTGAGGGTGTCCAGGCCGACAACGCGGTGGACCTCTTTAGCCAGTACGACGTCATCGTTGACGGCACAGACAATTTCCCCACGCGTTACTTAAATAACGACGCCGCATTCTTCGCCGGCAAGCCGCTGGTTTATGGCAGCGTATTCCAGTTCGAGGGGCAGGTCTCGCTTTTTGAACCGCGTGCTGGTGGCCCTTGCTACCGTTGCCTGTTCCCGCAAATGCCGGAGCCCGGCACGGTGCCCAATTGTGAGGAGGCTGGTGTCTTCGGCGCGCTATGCGGCGTAATCGGCAGCTACCAGGCAATGGAGGCGATCAAGCGCATCGTGGGCATTGGCGAGAGCTTACAGGGCCGCCTGCTGGTCGTTGACAGCCTGGCTCAGCGCCACCGCACACTCAAGCTCAAGCCCGATCCGCAGTGCCCGCTTTGTGGTGAGGCCCCCGCGATTACAGAAATCAAGGCGGACACCTACGAGTGGTCTTGCGCCGAGCCGGAAACTCCGGCAGAAGAGTCCCCCATGGAAGTTACCGTTCAAGATGCGCACAGCTTGCTCCAGCACGAGAACCCGCCCGCCTTGCTCGACGTCCGCGAGGACTTCGAGGTCGCGATCTGCAAGATCGACGGTGCCCGCGTCATCCCACTCGGCGAACTTCCCGAGCGCTACACCGAGCTCGACGCCAAGCAACCGCTGCTCGTTTACTGCCACCACGGCATGCGCAGCCTGAAGGCCGCCCACTTCTTACGTTCCAAGGGAGTTGAAACCGCCACGAGTATCGCCGGCGGCATCGATGCCTGGGCCCGCGAAATCGAGCCCGGCATAGCGCGGTATTAA